AACTTTCTGCTCTGAGTAGGAGGCAAAACAGACCTTTAGTCAGAGAGAGACACTGTCCCCTCGTCTCCAGCTTCCGGCCTGCCACTTCCTGCAGGATAACAGAGCAATCCCAGTTAGTCTTTgcatcttttaaaaacatttttaatacaaAATACGGAATGcaggttacaaaaaaaaaaaaaaaagaaaaccctattgctgTTTCTCCAGTAACTCTTTGAACTACCTAATGAAGAGAAGGAATTGTGTCAATTAAATAAATTGGGGTTAGTTTATGTTTATTTTTCGTTTCAGTCATTTGTTCTTATTATATACCCTCTTTTACAAAAATTAGAAATTTGGCATCAGTCAATTGCCTCCCAACagtaaatatgattttttttttttttttagcacatacTACACTTTTATCCTCTTGGAACATCATTATGGGCCCATGGTCTTTTACAGACAACCAATTCAATTGACCTCTGAAAAGCAGCTTCTTGTGAAAGCATCCTTGATTTTTAACAAGATTTCCCAGGTTCATCTTGATTTCTCCCAGTTCTAAACATGGAATCAGCTACTCTCCAAGGAGCCTAGGTTCTTTCAGTGGAGGTAGTAAGAGACCCAATCTGGGTGCTAGGGTCAGTGTTACATTGTTCTACATAGGCAGAGCAGGGTGACCTAGGGGCTACCAGCCACTTACTTCACATAGGCAAAAACTTACCTATTAAAATAATGATGAACTCTTTTGGGACTTGAAATTTGTTAacagtttttttattttctaatttgagagttcattatttttatttaatatttaattttccaCCTTCCACTATTATAGAGGATCATTCCAAATTAAATGTTCGATCATAGTGTTACATAGAAGAAGGATGGAAGCTTGGAAGAGAAGGCCTTAAATGTCTCCTAAAAACATCTACTTTGCAAAGCTCTTCTGATGATTAGACACTGTATATGTTAAATTCCATGCCATAGTGTTGCCTAATACCTTCTAATTAATAATGTTATTGCCAGAAACAATTTGAATAATAAAGCCCTCTATTCATTTTATATCTTGTGATGTTAGGATGGGGGACAACAGGACTTAGCATGGAGGATTTAATAAGAGTCTTAATGAAATATAATTCATATATcataattcactcatttaaagtgcACATTTCAGTGGCTTTTAGCGTATTCAtaaagttgtgtaaccatcactaaAAGCAATTTTaagacattttcatcacccaagaAAGAAATCTTATACCCATAAGCATTTCCCTACAACGCCCTTAGCCCAAGGCAACCACagatctttctgtctctatgggtttGCCTATTCTTGATGTTtcgtatgaatggaatcatacaatatatgtttgtttgtttttgtgtgtgtatgtgtgactgacttctttcaattagtataatgttttcaaagcttatccatgttgtgacatgtatcggtacttcattcctttctatggctgagtaatattgcattgcattttatttattcattcatcagttaatggacatttgggttatttcttttctttctttcttttttttttagccataaaATAGCATGTTTAATGAGCTGGAAACAGAAAAAGTTAATTGAaggcagaggaacattgtcttgTCAGAATCAAAACCGAGGGGCTCCGTAATCACCTGGCGTCCGCTCAATGTACCTATGGTTAGAAATGTACACGATAGGAACTCCAGGGATCTTACAGATTCTTCGCTTAAGGCCCCGGTCAACCGTGGCCATGATGTAACACTTGTGCTGAGTTACTCTCTGTACTAAGCAGTCATCTGTATAGGTTCCTTTGTGTGTGCACGGTAATCGTTCAAATCTTGGATCCTTGGCGAACCTTAGAGGGACTCGATACTTCTGCCCCAATTTCTCAATTTCAGCCATTACACAGTCAGTTATACAAGGGATACACTTGGCATACAGACAGTCCATCATTGACTGTACTAGGTCCAGTTTGGCTTTAATGGAGAAGTTGATAAAATTGGTATCAACCAGAATGTGGTAAGGTGGGCCCAGCTGTGTGTTATATTGGAAGAACAAGCAGGAAGGATGTTGAGGGACTTCTCTTTCCTTGAGTGCGCtgggatcttttttttctttctttttaggttttaatctatccttttctttaAGCCTCTGATCTCTGAGACTAAGCATTTGCTTCATGGTCGCAtacttccttgttttcttttgcttctccATATTCACACCGCACTCCTGTTCATTCTTCCGCAATCAATGCCCgggttatttctactttttgtctattacgaataatgctgctatgaacatttgtctaTAAATCTTTGCGTGGATAtacgttttcatttctcctgggtaTAAACCTAGGAGAGGACTTGCTCGGTCATCTGGTAACTCTACATG
The sequence above is drawn from the Elephas maximus indicus isolate mEleMax1 chromosome 9, mEleMax1 primary haplotype, whole genome shotgun sequence genome and encodes:
- the LOC126083360 gene encoding rRNA-processing protein FCF1 homolog, with the protein product MEKQKKTRKYATMKQMLSLRDQRLKEKDRLKPKKKEKKDPSALKEREVPQHPSCLFFQYNTQLGPPYHILVDTNFINFSIKAKLDLVQSMMDCLYAKCIPCITDCVMAEIEKLGQKYRVPLRFAKDPRFERLPCTHKGTYTDDCLVQRVTQHKCYIMATVDRGLKRRICKIPGVPIVYISNHRYIERTPGDYGAPRF